From one Drosophila gunungcola strain Sukarami chromosome 2R unlocalized genomic scaffold, Dgunungcola_SK_2 000006F, whole genome shotgun sequence genomic stretch:
- the LOC128254600 gene encoding bomanin Short 3 gives MKLLSIAFLLGLLALASATPLNPGNVIINGDCRVCNVRGD, from the exons ATGAAGCTGCTCTCGATCGCATTTCTTTTGGGTCTGTTGGCTCTGGCCAGTG CCACGCCTTTGAATCCCGGCAATGTCATCATCAACGGCGACTGCAGGGTTTGCAATGTTCGGGGcgattaa
- the LOC128254606 gene encoding bomanin Short 3-like, whose translation MKWLSLVFVFGLLAMANASPLVPDNVIINGDCVKCNVRS comes from the exons ATGAAGTGGCTGAgcttggtttttgtttttggcctgTTGGCCATGGCAAATG CATCACCTCTGGTTCCGGATAACGTTATTATCAATGGGGATTGTGTAAAGTGCAATGTGCGAAGCTAG